TAGTTCTTTATTCATATAAACATATCTGTTCATATTAACATGCTTTGCCTTATAGGTTTTAATGCTAATAGCTATTGCAATAAACATTTaacatgtacattttaatgaataGAATATGTAATATAACATTTCTTTAGTATGTCGGTGACAGATTCTCTTACAcagatttatttgtttcatttcatatttctgtggattggtattttttttattcatcgtGATTTTGCGTCACATTTTGCTCCTTCAAATAGGGCTCAAATGAACTCATTATCACAATGTAAACTTCTCTCTTAATTCAGCCATCAACAGGATCAAATACATTGAATATTTCACATAAGCCCTCAGAAGTCATGGATTTATCAAGTAAAGGCAGTGCAATGACGACGTGAGTCAATAAGTAGCCAGATATTAAGGTTCAACCTGAGGACACACCGAGTCACGTTaactaaaaaaggaaatatgacTTAATCACGACTTTAACTGATGCAAATGTGCATTTATTCCTTCGCGCTGGCGAGAGCTGATCCAAACCCGCCGATGACCGGAGGCCGAGCCTCAGTCAGCTCCATTCAGGGGCAAAGATCAGCGCGTCTCTTCCTGATTCCCGTCGTCGGCAGCTTCCCGCCCCTCCGGCCCCTGCGGCCCCTTCCGGCCTTATAAAGCCGCTCACCTGCTCGCAGCGCCTCCTCACCGCAGACGCCACCCGCTGAAGACGAGATGGTAAGAAGCAAACCCCTGCACCGCTCGCCGGGCCTCCTCACGGGGGTTCCACAGAGTCTGTGCTGCCTCCTAGTTATTATCTTAACAGTATGTTAGTATTTTTAACACCGGTTCACTGGATTTAGAAGAATTAGCTTGAATTCAAGTGTTTGTTGGCGCGTGTCTACTTTTAGTTTGATTAATAGTTGATcttgtcatttattaacattttttccAACGGGACATGTGATCATTTACTAAGTAAACTAACATgggaacatatatatatatatatatatatatatatatatatatatatatatacatgatgGATGTTACACGCTGCTCATACCGTTTACTGTGAGACTGTGCTGAGCGGTCGATGCTGAACCACGGtggacctggacctggtctGCTGTGGGGTCTATGGGAGTGGTCCCGGTCTAATGGGACCATGATGACTGAAGTTCATGTGTAACTCATTTCAGAGAAAAAGTCCCAGCTTTCAGATATGAGGAACCAGTGAAtgggttttattgttttattggtcTGTGAGAATCAGGTGTGTTATCAGGTCTGCTCAGCCACACCccccccaggtgtgtgtgtgtgtgtgtgtgtgtgtgtgtgtgtgtggggagtgTGCGTCTGCACACCTGCTGGGGCAGAAGGCGGATGTGTGGCGGCGTTTTATGCTTCTAGTGCCCGTGTGACATGTGGAGGAAGAAACACGTGGTTCCTGGTCGACGAACCTCCTGCCTCTatatgaccacttcttcatTCAAACGCTCAGAAACGTCTCCTCAGACTCATTGTACTTATTGTAATAAAAAGGACAAACGGTTTGGCTGGTTTAGTGGGGCTCAGATCTATCAGATCCTTTTCAGTTATGATCCGGATCGACTCACCGTCTGcccctttgtctcctccctGCAGAAAGTCAAGAACATGACCTTCAAGGAGGGGCAGGAGTTCAAGGTCCGCATCAGGCCCCAGGACTCGTGCAGCTCGTGAGTGAGAGTCCTCAGATGGACAGCAGGTCCACCGTCCACCTCACTTCCTCTTCCGCTTCCTCCCCCTTTTTGACCCCGCCCTCCCTTTCTTTCCCCCGGCAGCTTCGCCATCAACATCGGCCACGACTCGGAGAACGTGGCGATGCACTTCAACGCGCGCTTCGACTGCCAAGGCGACACCAACACCATCGTCTTCAACTCGCTGTCCGGGGGCAGCTGGGGCGACGAGCTCCGCGAGGGGAACTTCCCCTTTGTGCGCGGCGAGGAATGCAAGGTGGGACGCCAGCGGGGAAGTCCTCCGCTCGCTTTGGCTTCCATGAAGCTTCGCGTGTTCTTTGCGTGTGTTTTAATTCAAGAGTAAAAGGTGCACGCGGTCATATCTGCTCCGGCCTCTTACCCGACGTCACCGTAATCTTCTCACTTTCCAGAGGTCAGGTGGGACAATCAGGCGGCATTCTTCTGGTTTCATCACGGCTCAGGCCACAAAGGCCCAAAGCCTCTTAGCTGCGATTACGTTGAGAACAGTCCGTCGTCGCGCGTTTACGGGCTCATAAAACCTGACGATCCGTCTCATTGGTTCACACCACTAACTGAAACCCGTCCTCTCCAGTTCCACATCAACTTCAACAACGAGCAGTTCTACATCAAGCTGCCCGACGGCTCCATGCTCAACTTCCCCAACCGGCTGGGAGACGTCAAGTACCAGTACTTCGACGTCAGCGGGGAGGCCAGGATCGTCGGCATCAAGATCAAGTAGAAGCCCTCCACCGTGTGCCGCTTTACACCAAAGGTCCCACCACGCAGCCACGTGGTGCTGAGATGAAATGACCTGCAGGGGGCAGCGCGCCTCGCCAGTAATAAATgctgtgaagaaaagaaaaggtgtcCGTGTGCGTCTCTCACACGCTGGAACTTTAATCCACACGTGATGTTCGTTCTGTTGTTGAGTGTCAGGCGGCTTTACAGACCGTGAAGCTTTTGGTGGATCACTTTGCAATTAAAAGGAGATGATATCAAAGTACaaatttcaatttaaaacaagactctgcagaaaaaaacaaccatcgTTATTTAATGAATGTTATGAAGGTTTTCAGTTATGAAGGTTTTGCTTCAGTAGCTTCTTAGCAAAATACATATTTAGGTGTTTAATGAACCACATTGTTACTATTACTGATGCATTTTTTAGCTAAACATTCAAAACGTGTTTTATTCCATTGTCTGAATGTAAGTGATCAAGTGTGGAATTTAAAGAGCGGTGAGATATATTCACTTAATTGATTTAACTCCCTTAAATATCTTCATCTTGAACCGTTCTCCCAGATCGTTTGCACGAGGACTCAAAGGAGCGGCAGGCGAGGAATGTGGCGCCATGCGGCTGCATTCCCAGAGGAAATGCCTTTACGTgtgcgttggtgtgtgtgtcttcatgtgtgtgtcacCTGGTTGGCACATAGAAGACTGAAGGGGGAACAAACCTTCTTGATACTTCATTTGGTGAAATGATGACAAAGTTCAGAGCGTTTGTGAAGCAACTGTCAGCGGAAACCTTTTAAATCATTTGAACCCAAATATCAAACGTCCTTTTATGGATTCTCGTTGTCCGGGTGAATAAGATGTTGTAGGTCAGGCTTTCCACTGTAGTCCACCAGGTTACgttcacatatatacacatacacttATGtgcttaaatgtttttgttctgtttgttgaGTCAAATTCCATAATGTATTAAATCGATTGTAACACAGGacgcgtgtacacacacacacacacaccgacccccACAGGACCTTCTCACAAAGGCAAATCTGTCCCGAGCCGCGAAATGCCTCCGCGACTCGTCCGTCCACTGGGCGACACGGGGTCGGCCCTGCTGGAGCCCACGGACCGACCTTTCTGGGCCAGGTAGTCTTTGTAGTTGCGTGTCAGCAGGGTGTAGAGGAAGGGGTTGATGCAGCTGTTCCCGTAGGTCAGACACGTGACCAAGAAGTTCACGTAATTGTGGGCGGCCGGGGACAGCGACGTCAGGGACTCTGGGGAGAACATTTTGGCCAGTTGCCACCCCCAGAAAGGCAAGAAACAGGCCCAGTAGGCCACCACGATGCAGAAGATCATGGACGCCACCTTCAGCTTGAGCGCCCTCCTGCGGGCGGGCCGGCTGCTGCCCCCTAAGCCGGCCTGCACCGCCCAGTAGCGCCCGGCCAGCCCCACGTACAGACCCGCGATGACCAGCCCGGGGACCAGGACGCTGGAGAGGAACAGGACGGTGATGTAGGCCTTGAAGGCCTCGGGGGTCCAGGTGGGGAAGCAGATCCTCCTCTCGCCCTCGCTGAGTCGGACCATCGCCATCATGGGCAGCGTCAGCGCCAAGGACAGCCCCCAGATGGCGCCCGCcgccagcctcctcctcctccgcgccgAGGACCTGTGGGCGCTGAAGGGCCTCGCCACGGCGCGGTAGCGCTCCAGGCTCATGGCCACCAGGATGAAGACGCTGGCGTGCACGGTGAGCAGGTCGAGGCTCAGCAGGACGCGGCAGCCGGCCTCGCCGAACAGCCAGTCGTGGGCGAAGTAGGTGGCCACCACGAAGGGGATGGTGGAGAGGTACAGCAGGTCCGCCAGGGCCAAGTTGACGATGTACACGTACATGGAGCCGGACCGCCGCAGCGCGGCAGAGCGGGCGACGGCGAGCGCGTACGCGTTGCCCGCCACGCCCGCGGCGCACATGGTCGTCAGCGTGCCGCCGAGCAGGAAGGTCACCCAGAGGCCCCCGCCGCCGGCGGTCCCCTGGGGCCCCCCATCTGCGGCCGGGGCCAGCTGTGGCGCGAGGGTGGCATTACGAGTGCAGTTCATCGCAGGGTCACAGATCAAAGGGTCAGAGGTCGAGCTCTATCCATTCAGAGCCAAGTCACGCGGCGCCGCCGTGTAAAGGTTTTAAAGTTTGTGGGAACATCTCATGAAGCCCGGAGAGGAACGTGAAGGCTTCTAAAATATGTCCCCCGCCGCCACAGCATCGCTGTTAAAATCCAGAGCGAACCGCAGAAGTCAGCTCCTCCACTCGGCCGCGTCTCCACCCCGCGAACCGCCCTCAGGCTCCCCGAGGCGAGGCCGCGTCCGGCGACACCCTCACCCCGTCGCCTCCAGAGGAGGATCCGGTCATTGCGCCGGGGCTAAAGGTCGTTTCTCCGTCCGGGTGTTCCACCTGCGTGAGGCTCCTCCGTGGTGGAGCGTTCTGTTCTTCTGGTCCGtctctcctcccgtcctcgtctctcctccgtctctttctCACCAGGGTGAAAACGGCCTAAAGACTTATGAGGAATTTTCACTCGGGCCTCTCGGTCTGCTGacactcccttttttttttttttcttcttaagacGCGTTCTTGATGCATGATGTTTAACAAACATGTGCCGCTCTGTGTGTTGTATCTCTGCATTACCTTATTATGAATATTAATGAAGAAATCACTGCTcttgaatatgtatatatatggtCTGTACAAtttgacacaaacaaagagaataTGTTTATTTGTCCACGTGCACTGGATGGGTTCAGGGTGAGACACAAATGAACTGAAAACTGTGTGTTACTCCTGAATTTGTGCATTAATGTGAATGGAGATTCGGTGACCAGTTCCAGAGGAAACATATTTATTGGTGATCATCAGTTTATGACGTGTTACGTCAGTCAGCCATGCTCAAGTGTAGAAcgcctttaaaaaacaaatcagaaacagaaacggtaaagaaaaaagaaataccaTAGAAATGTATCAATAATTGgtttatatataaaaagacaGGGAAAGTAACTTTGTGCCGCGCGCCACATGGAGGCATTGTTGGACCGCGTTGGATGCGTACTCAAACTACAAAATCAGCATTTGTCCTCAGCGCGATGAACGCTGTCCAACACCTTCCACTTCCTGTGTTACCCAATAAGCAGCTCACGTCAAATACTAATACACAAGACGACTTAAAGCTCACTGTGATTATATAATAATAGCAACCGCATTATTGTTCTCTTaccatgaaaaaaatacatcagtGGCACACAGGATAATTTTTACACTACAGTAAAATACCAGAGCGTTTACAAAATTGTGTGGTAATCACTTTCTATTCATTCTAGTGTGAGAAATGGCCTCGTCCTCTTATATCTAATCCAATGAGTGATGGAGGTCATATCTGTGGCAACCACATGCTCAGAGGCAGAAGTGATGAGGGTCctgagtggaggagagagggggggtgagggggtcctgcTGGTCCTCTGCTCCATCAATGCCTGTGCTTGAACAAGGCTTCCACTTTAATACAAATCAGAGTCAAAAGTTAGAGAGAAATGTTCTTCTACCCACGGAGACAAGTCATTTGattctacatttatttttattaccatTTTTTTGTGGTTTATTATTCATTTCACAGCTTAAAAAAAGGCCACTTACCAAGGAAGTGACCAGTGGCTGATTACAAAAGAGCAATAGctcaaacatgaaatattgtgAACTCCTACTTGTGTACTCCTGAGGGGACATCACAGCGTTGATGACATCATTGAAGTGTTTCAGCCAATCCTGCTGGTCGCTCTCCGACTCGCAGGTGAACAGGAAGCTGCGCTCCGGAGTCACTATGGTGATGCCGTGTTGCCAGGAGCCGTTCCAACGGGTGCCGGCCGGCAGCCCGGGGGAGGCGCTGTAACCGTGGTCCTTGTTACCCAGGAACGCCTCACCTTTGGCAAAGGCGTCCTTGGAAGAGACGGGAGGAAGACGGAGGATAAAACGCTTGTGGATTCAGGCCACGGTGTCAGGAAGTAACAAGTGTGGTTCTTCTTAAGTTCAGGGATTCTCAAAGCTACAGAAATGTCTTTTTCAGCCCAACCCAACCTATCCCAGCCCAACCTATCCCAGCCCAACCTAGCCCAGCCCAACCTAGCCCAGCCCAACCTAGCCCAGCCCAACCTAGCCCAGCCCAACCTAGCCCAGCCCAACCCAGCCCAACCCATCCCAGCCCAACCTAGCCCAACCCAACCCATCCCAGCCCAACCCATCCCAGCCCAACCTAGCCCAGCCCAACCTATCCCAACCCAACCTAGCCCAGCCCAACCAAGCCCAGCCCAACCTATCCCAACCCAACCTAGCCCAGCCCAACCTAGCCCAGCCTATCCCAACCCAGTCTAGCCCAACCCAGCCCAGCCTATCCCAACCCAACCCTGTCTAGCCCAACCCAGCCCAGTCTATCCCAACCCAACCTAGCCCAGCCCTGTCTAGCCCAACCCAGCCCAGCCTATCCCAACCCAACCTAGCCCAGCCCTGTCTAGCCCAGCCCAGCCCAACCCAACCTAGCCCAACCTAGCCCAACCCAGCCCAGCCTATCCCAACCTAGCCCAGCCCAGCCTAGCCCAACCCAACCTAGCCCAGCCCAACCTAGACCAACCCAGCCCAGCCTATCCCAACCCAACCTAGCCCAACCCTGTCTAGCCCAGCCCTGCCTAGCCTATCCCAACCTAGACCTGTCTAGTCCAACCTAGCCCAGACTATCCCAACTCCGTACACACCTTGGTGGTAAGAACAGGACGAATCCCACTGGTGCTCCCTTTTCCTCTGGGTGAGTACTTGACATTTAATGGTGATCTTAAGGACGAATGAACTTTGTTCTAATGGGAAACACCACTGGTCCCCTCAAATAGATCTCTCTGTTCAGCAAAGTGTCCTCAAACTGCACTTAAGATACACAGTGAACCATTGAATACACAACATCAAACGTGATCAGATGACTTGCTTTGAGCTTCCTCCACATTCAATCCACACTCCACTTCACTAGActtcctctttctttcatcAACCAGTTTTTCTTCTCCAATACTCTCAGGCTGAGTCCATCGTCTAAAACCGTTGCACATCTTCATTGAACTATTTCATCAGCAACAATGGCGAGCTAATCTGAGTTCGCGATCTGATGTTTATTACGCCAAGTCTTGGTCAATGTATCTCAACGCATCTCTTAGCGCACTCAAACACCAGTTTGTGATCATGAAAGTGAGCCAAAGACCTGACAGAAGTCTTTCGGATGTGAAGACGCCGTACCAGCGGGTCTTTGAAGTACATGAGGCGCCTCTGGTCCAGAGTGAACCAGCGTTTCTTGAAGCCTTCCGTGTGCTGTGAAGACAGAGAAGAAGTTAACGAAGACTGTCACACATTggtgggagaaggggggggtggggctctgagagacacacaaagcatCATTGTACCTGTACGCAAGAAATGGGTCGACTGTCTGTTTCTCAAAGGAAACGGGAATCATGCATTTAGCAAACCAACAGGTAAGTGAATCCTTTGGTCCGACAGGCGGAGAGTCTGAGAACAGAACCGGTTTATTCAGTCTGAGTCCTGTGACTGAAAGCGCCTGCACGCATGAAAATGGACAAACTGCTCTTTGTGCATTCGCTTAATCCCAACATATGCTTGCCTGCGTGGATTGGAGGGTTTGACACTTCAGGATTAAGGTGATGCTTTGAGCCCCAAAGAGGACGACAACCTCTGGTTCTCTGCAGTGAAtctgatgcttcatgtgttaaagctgcattctacgcagtgaccagcagggggcggctcctctgctctcatagaagtctatgagaaaatgtagAATCTGTATATTTGTGAAAGTATAGCACTTAAAGCTTAACAGTCGttatagctgtgtgtgtgggggagagaggggggggggcagaggggagggTTGTTGGGGGGGTCACTTGCCTTGGGACCGGTCTTCTCCATGAATCCTTCCTTCAGAAAGTTCCGGGTAAGTTTGGGGACCAGCTGCAAACAATTCAGCAGAGTGCTGTGTTAGAGAATTACACCACGAGGaagcagtcagtgtgtgtgtgtgtgtgtgtgtgtgtgtgtgttgtgtgtgtgcgctcacctCAGCGTCGGTAGCCCCGGGAAAGGCCACCTTCAAATAGTGAAGCTGGACCGCTCGGATGGCGTTGAACCAGTCGACGATCTCCTGAGGAAGAGAGACGTGAGGTTGATTGATTGTGATTGGAAGGAAGCTGATCAATAACGTTAACGAACGGGAGTCATGAGGATTAGAAACACATCTTGCTGATTCACGTCTTTAAGTCCGATTTGAAATGTTTCGGCCTGAAGACCAGGAAGACGAAAGGTTTTCCAGGATCATTATTTGAAGTTCCTATATACAGTAAACATACACGGCGTTGACTGAACCGTCCGATACAATTCAGCTTTTATTCGTGATTGACTCGATGTCATGAGCTGacccacacgcagacacacacacacacagagacacacaccttgCCGTTGTCGTGGTACACAAAGACGTTGCGGGTGCTGTAGTCTTTGAGGTACGTGATCTGCAGGCCGTTGGGGTTCCCGATCTTGTCGGGCTGGAAGGTGGCGTTGATGGTGTCCACCTTGAGCACCGCTTTGGGCTCCttggcctgcaggaggaggaggatcataTAACTATTCTCTATATTCACATACGAGGAACGATTTGCTTTTAAACATCTACATTTGAGTAAATAATTACAGGACAGTCGACCTGAATCTCCGACATGGGTCTTTACGATACCTGTATGAAGGTAAGAGTCCATGCAGATGATGCTCAGAGAGAACTATAACCTGTGGTGGAGGTGACTTTATGGCTTCATGCCAGTTACACCTTCAGTCTACATTCATATCTCTGAGTTACACTTGTTCTCTTTTTGATTCCTCAGTTTGTTTGTTCCTCCTCTGGAGTTTCACAGTAATGTTGATCATAAAGTTTTACCTCATTCGGCCTCAGAGGTTCTAATACAAATCTGATTATTTCACAGAAAACATGTTTATCTGCATAGTGCGCGTTTTTACCTCGATACTCTTTTAGTTATAATTCTGAAAAAACCTCTTACGTCGTATTTGGTGAAATACTTCAGAGTCCCTTCCAGCTCGGAGAGGACGAATCGCCTGCTGAGGAACTGCCCGTTGTCCCGCCCCCTCTTCATCAACACGCCATCTCTGGTTCCTGCAGATAAAGGGCAGCAACGGCCATTCGCTGTtagtgcgagtgtgtgtgtgtgtgtctctacgtgtgtgtgtgtgtgtgtgtgtgcacacactcaCCATCCACATATGTGTTCTTCCCCGGCTTGGTGAACTCCTCCCTCTCGTACTTTGCTCTGATCCACTGCTCCCTCAGAGtcctgaacgcacacacacacacgcacacacacacacgcacacacacacacacacacagacacacacagcgctgtAGGTAATCAGAGTAGAGACATCGCTGACCGATAAGCAAAGCAACAGAATCAagtttcacaaacacacaagcagaggAACTTCCTGTTCCCTCCTCCTGTCTTCACTTTATTCCTCTTATTTCTGTGCAGTTTAATTGATCGCAGCGCTATCGATCCGCAGGGCACGTTTCTGCGCGTGTTGCTATGGTTACTCACTGGCAGTCTTTGTGGGTCGGCTTGTAGTAGTAGACGGGAACAGCAGCCTCGTACTTGCTCCTCATCAGCTTGTTGCCATTCTGAGCCATGAACTGAGAGGAACACAGCGACAGGCAGGAGGCTATTCAGAGCCGGGACGAAGACCTGAACACCCCTCATCATCAACACTGAATGAATTTCCTCGTAgagaaatcaaaaagaaaagtagccTTTTGCAGTATATTGTCTGTAGCTTGTTAATTCATTTGTCATTCCGTCGATTTAGACGAGATCCCTTCCAGGACATTTGACACAGCATCCAGATACATCTTTCCACTTCTTTTGTCTCCTGATGCTAATTCCTGATGCTAATTCCTGATGCTAATTCCTGACCCGTCGAAGGCTTCAGGTGGGAAACCCTCGCTAACACGGCGCCAATGTGGAATCAAGCCTTAAGGAACGATTGCGAACAAATCGGCCGATGAATCCAAACGGAGGAATTCGCACACGTCCTGTTTGTTTATGGACACACCGACCAGGGAGCTGTGGACGCTAGCGCTTCCCCTTTGTTTCCagtctctatgctaagctaggctaacccgGCAGGCTGAGCTTCTCCCAGCGGGAAGAGCGAACGACAGGAACGCGCGTTCCCGGTACAGCTGTTACTGTTCTTATCCGTCAGGGTCCTTTGTGTCCACGTTTCATTTCCCTCGCTGACGTGCTTCAGGGGATCACGTGACgcctcacctgcacctcctggTCCTCCCAGTTGGAGAGGCTCAGGGACTTCACCTTGCTGGGGAGGTTGCGGTGGATCCCGGAGCAGGCCAGGCAGATGAACACGCCCAGGGAGCAGGAGCCCCACATGGGGtctgcaagggggggggggggtcaggagagaagaggaggtgagAGCCAGgtggaagctaagctaacccagCTGGGACCTGGGGGCTGCTCCActcagtgccttgctcaaggaaCGCGCCAGAAACAGAAAACATTCTGTAATCATGACAATTTTacctgtgaaataaataaacacggAGCCCCACGGTCAGAAAACACATCCTGTTCTCATGAAATACGACCGATGCTTTTCATTGTGTTCTGTtaagcagcagagacagaggtGGTTGTAACGTGCAATGTTGTATTACAGCCCGACAAACGGGTTAAAGGAGTGCCTCACAAATGACCACTGATTCTTCGATTGCATTGATTCtatgggggggttggggggggtccgAGGAGGCTGTGCGCGCGCCCGTCACTCTGCGTGTCCACACTTGTTGAGGCTCCGCAAGAGGCCTCCGAGGAAAAGGCTCGCGCTCTGTGGAGCTTTAAGGGaagtcgacccccccccccccccccccccccccccgctgaatCAACGTCCACATTATAAACATTATAGAAGAAAAGCGTCGCGCTTACCGGCGGCGCCGCAGTCTGCGCAGGCGTCATTTCCAGGCCGCTGCTGGATCTCCCGCAGCGCGCGCGTGGCTCGCTCATTTGACGACATGTTCCagtttggagagagagagagagagagagagagagagagagagagagagagagagagagagagagagagagagagagacgcggcAGGTAAggtgtgtctcctcctcctccccccttcttgaGCTCTCactttgggggggagggaggaggacacagGTATGCG
The sequence above is a segment of the Gasterosteus aculeatus chromosome 9, fGasAcu3.hap1.1, whole genome shotgun sequence genome. Coding sequences within it:
- the uts2r4 gene encoding urotensin-2 receptor; its protein translation is MNCTRNATLAPQLAPAADGGPQGTAGGGGLWVTFLLGGTLTTMCAAGVAGNAYALAVARSAALRRSGSMYVYIVNLALADLLYLSTIPFVVATYFAHDWLFGEAGCRVLLSLDLLTVHASVFILVAMSLERYRAVARPFSAHRSSARRRRRLAAGAIWGLSLALTLPMMAMVRLSEGERRICFPTWTPEAFKAYITVLFLSSVLVPGLVIAGLYVGLAGRYWAVQAGLGGSSRPARRRALKLKVASMIFCIVVAYWACFLPFWGWQLAKMFSPESLTSLSPAAHNYVNFLVTCLTYGNSCINPFLYTLLTRNYKDYLAQKGRSVGSSRADPVSPSGRTSRGGISRLGTDLPL
- the lgals2b gene encoding lectin, galactoside-binding, soluble, 2b, translated to MKVKNMTFKEGQEFKVRIRPQDSCSSFAINIGHDSENVAMHFNARFDCQGDTNTIVFNSLSGGSWGDELREGNFPFVRGEECKFHINFNNEQFYIKLPDGSMLNFPNRLGDVKYQYFDVSGEARIVGIKIK
- the LOC120813835 gene encoding arf-GAP with dual PH domain-containing protein 1, which encodes MSSNERATRALREIQQRPGNDACADCGAADPMWGSCSLGVFICLACSGIHRNLPSKVKSLSLSNWEDQEVQFMAQNGNKLMRSKYEAAVPVYYYKPTHKDCQTLREQWIRAKYEREEFTKPGKNTYVDGTRDGVLMKRGRDNGQFLSRRFVLSELEGTLKYFTKYDAKEPKAVLKVDTINATFQPDKIGNPNGLQITYLKDYSTRNVFVYHDNGKEIVDWFNAIRAVQLHYLKVAFPGATDAELVPKLTRNFLKEGFMEKTGPKHTEGFKKRWFTLDQRRLMYFKDPLDAFAKGEAFLGNKDHGYSASPGLPAGTRWNGSWQHGITIVTPERSFLFTCESESDQQDWLKHFNDVINAVMSPQEYTMEALFKHRH